A region from the Gemmatimonadaceae bacterium genome encodes:
- a CDS encoding arylsulfatase: MTEPFKGVIKLDVRDSKPDWKPYELKKAPSGAPNVLIVLYDDTGLAAWSPFGGRINMPTLQKLADNGLMYSQWHTTALCSPTRSTFLTGRNHNVNRCASITEATDGFPGAAGRLPAECATIGQVLQDNGYSTFWLGKNHNVPVEDISSGGSRSEWPLQKGFDRFYGFLGGETNNWYPELVDDNHFTEQPDTPEHGYHLSKDLADQAIRMLRDQQSANPSKPWFMWFCPGANHAPHHSPKEYADKYKGKFDDGYEAYRDDVLQQMIAKGILPKDTALTPLNPLPKDVADTAPADMVRPWDTLSADEKTLFARMAEVYAGFSEYTDAQVGRIIEYLEKTKQLENTVVFYCADNGASGEGTPNGSVNENKFFNGYPDDIAENMKYLDQLGGPETYNHYPTGWAVAFSTPFQMFKRYSQFSGGTCDPLVIHWPKGIKAKGEVRHQYHHSTDIVPTILDVVGLEMPKVYRGVDQYPLNGVSMRYTFDGADAPTTKKVQYYAMLGTRGIWKDGWKAAALHAPISGVGHFDKDKWELFHVDADRAEAKDLAKENPAKLDELIKAWFDEADKNCVLPLDDRTAVELLTIRHPLPEPPRSRYIYLPGTSPVPEGVAVNIRGRSYKIIADVKLTSDSHGVIFAHGSRFGGHTLFIKDRRLYYVYNFLGIHPEQKFVSPPLDPGNHAVGMAFVREKSGKYGESLGKTQLYVDDKVVAEGPMRTQSGHFTLSGDGLCVGYDSEDRVSHEYEAPGTFTDGTILGVAFDVGDDVYLDLEKEAVGAFARD; this comes from the coding sequence ATGACCGAGCCGTTCAAAGGCGTCATCAAGCTCGACGTTCGCGATTCCAAGCCGGACTGGAAACCGTACGAGCTGAAGAAGGCGCCGAGCGGCGCGCCGAACGTTCTGATCGTTCTCTACGACGACACCGGGCTCGCTGCGTGGTCACCGTTCGGCGGACGCATCAACATGCCGACGCTGCAGAAGCTCGCCGACAACGGTTTGATGTACTCGCAGTGGCACACGACCGCCCTCTGCTCGCCGACTCGTTCGACCTTCCTCACCGGTCGCAACCACAACGTGAACCGGTGCGCCTCGATCACCGAAGCGACCGACGGATTTCCCGGCGCCGCCGGACGCCTGCCGGCCGAATGCGCGACGATCGGGCAAGTGCTTCAGGACAACGGCTACAGCACGTTCTGGCTCGGCAAGAATCACAACGTGCCGGTCGAGGACATCTCGAGCGGAGGCAGTCGCTCCGAATGGCCGCTGCAAAAAGGCTTCGACCGCTTCTACGGTTTCCTCGGCGGCGAGACCAACAACTGGTATCCCGAGCTCGTCGACGACAACCACTTCACCGAGCAACCGGACACGCCGGAGCACGGCTACCACCTGTCGAAGGATCTCGCGGACCAGGCCATCCGGATGCTTCGCGACCAGCAGTCGGCGAACCCGTCGAAACCGTGGTTCATGTGGTTCTGTCCCGGCGCGAACCATGCGCCGCACCACTCTCCCAAAGAGTACGCCGACAAGTACAAGGGAAAGTTCGACGACGGGTACGAGGCCTATCGCGACGATGTCCTCCAGCAAATGATCGCGAAAGGCATCCTGCCCAAGGACACCGCGCTCACGCCGCTCAATCCGTTGCCGAAGGACGTCGCCGACACCGCGCCGGCCGACATGGTGCGCCCGTGGGACACGCTCAGCGCGGACGAAAAGACACTCTTCGCGCGCATGGCCGAGGTCTACGCCGGGTTCTCCGAGTACACCGACGCTCAGGTCGGCCGCATCATCGAGTATCTCGAAAAGACCAAGCAGCTCGAGAACACGGTCGTCTTCTATTGCGCCGACAACGGCGCGTCGGGCGAGGGAACGCCGAACGGCTCGGTGAACGAGAACAAATTCTTCAACGGCTACCCGGACGACATCGCCGAGAACATGAAGTACCTCGACCAGCTCGGCGGCCCGGAGACGTACAACCACTATCCGACGGGTTGGGCAGTCGCGTTCAGCACGCCGTTCCAGATGTTCAAGCGTTACTCGCAATTCTCCGGCGGCACCTGCGACCCGCTCGTCATTCACTGGCCCAAGGGAATCAAGGCCAAGGGGGAGGTGCGGCATCAGTATCACCACTCGACCGACATCGTCCCCACGATTCTCGACGTCGTCGGTCTCGAGATGCCGAAGGTGTATCGCGGCGTCGACCAGTACCCGCTGAACGGCGTGTCGATGCGCTACACATTCGACGGCGCCGACGCCCCGACGACGAAGAAAGTGCAGTACTACGCGATGCTCGGCACTCGAGGAATCTGGAAAGACGGTTGGAAGGCGGCGGCGCTCCACGCGCCCATCAGCGGCGTCGGGCACTTCGACAAGGACAAGTGGGAGCTGTTCCACGTCGACGCCGACCGCGCCGAGGCCAAGGATCTCGCCAAAGAGAACCCGGCAAAGCTCGATGAGCTGATCAAGGCGTGGTTCGACGAAGCCGACAAGAACTGCGTGCTGCCGCTGGACGATCGAACGGCCGTCGAGCTGCTCACGATCCGGCACCCGCTCCCTGAGCCGCCGCGTTCGCGGTACATCTATCTGCCCGGCACATCGCCCGTGCCCGAGGGCGTCGCGGTCAACATTCGCGGCCGATCGTACAAGATCATCGCCGACGTCAAGCTCACGTCGGACTCGCACGGCGTGATCTTCGCGCACGGATCGCGCTTCGGCGGCCACACGCTGTTCATCAAGGATCGCCGGCTCTACTACGTCTACAACTTTCTCGGCATTCACCCCGAACAGAAATTCGTGTCGCCGCCGCTGGATCCCGGTAACCACGCGGTGGGCATGGCGTTCGTGAGAGAGAAGTCCGGCAAATACGGTGAGTCCCTCGGCAAGACGCAGCTGTACGTCGACGACAAAGTCGTCGCCGAAGGACCGATGCGGACGCAAAGCGGCCATTTCACTCTGTCCGGCGACGGATTGTGCGTCGGCTACGACAGCGAAGACCGTGTAAGCCATGAATACGAGGCACCAGGCACGTTCACGGACGGCACGATCCTCGGCGTCGCGTTCGACGTCGGCGACGACGTCTACCTGGACCTGGAGAAAGAAGCGGTCGGCGCGTTCGCGCGAGACTAG
- a CDS encoding DUF202 domain-containing protein — protein MASDEPASPKSAANSFDDPAVELSARRTGMSFQRTRMSADRTLMSVIRTSLSLISFGFTIYQFFEHVAETGLITRSPHGQARRFGLSLVVLGLVMLVVGIGYHLAFMAGLRAEREMMRAEGLVHGESRFPRSYTLVVALLLLVVGLLAVMSLAFHVGPFG, from the coding sequence ATGGCCTCTGACGAACCGGCCTCGCCGAAGTCGGCCGCGAATTCCTTCGACGACCCGGCGGTCGAGCTCTCGGCCCGACGGACCGGCATGTCGTTCCAGCGCACGCGCATGAGCGCGGACCGCACGCTGATGTCGGTGATTCGAACGTCGCTGTCATTGATCAGCTTCGGCTTCACGATTTACCAGTTCTTCGAGCACGTGGCGGAGACTGGGTTGATCACGCGATCCCCCCACGGGCAGGCGCGCCGATTCGGCCTCTCGCTGGTCGTGCTCGGCCTCGTGATGCTCGTGGTCGGAATCGGCTATCACCTCGCGTTCATGGCGGGGTTGCGCGCCGAGCGTGAGATGATGCGCGCCGAAGGCTTGGTACACGGCGAAAGCCGGTTTCCTCGGTCGTACACGCTGGTCGTGGCGCTATTGCTGCTCGTCGTCGGCCTGCTCGCCGTGATGAGTCTCGCGTTCCACGTCGGACCGTTCGGCTGA
- a CDS encoding arylsulfatase encodes MATQTKQTPPAANKPNILFIMSDDIGWFNVSAYNLGIMGYRTPNIDRIAREGALFTDFYGQQSCTAGRAAFITGQSPIRTGLTKVGLPGATLGLSAEDPTIAQFLKNLGYATGQFGKNHLGDRNEHLPTVHGFDEFFGNLYHLNAEQEPENPDYPKDPAFRKKYGPRGVLRCKATDTDDTTIDAQFGKVGKQTIENTGPLDTKRMETVDEEFLASALDFMERKTKQGAPWFCYFNTTRMHIFTHLKPSSKGKTGLGVYPDGMVELDGYVGQLLQKLEELGVADNTVVVFTTDNGAEKMSWPDGGCSPFRAEKDTNFEGGWRVPFVMRWPGVLKPGRVINDICSLQDMIPTFAAAAGEPDLVEKVKKGYAIDGRTFKVHLDGYNLLPFLRGEVENCPREGFLYWSDDGELLAIRVHQWKASFDEQRAQGLDVWREPFSTMRIPKFYNMRSDPFEAGEDSSLFYDKWMVDRAFLLIPAQAIAAQWMESFKEFPIRAKPAAFNLDEVVAKLMPKAG; translated from the coding sequence ATGGCCACGCAGACCAAACAGACGCCGCCGGCCGCCAACAAGCCGAACATTCTGTTCATCATGTCGGATGACATCGGCTGGTTCAACGTCAGCGCGTACAATCTCGGCATCATGGGTTATCGCACGCCCAACATCGACCGCATCGCGCGGGAAGGCGCGCTCTTCACGGACTTTTATGGTCAGCAGAGCTGCACCGCCGGGAGAGCCGCATTCATCACCGGCCAGTCGCCGATTCGCACCGGGCTCACCAAGGTGGGTCTGCCGGGCGCGACGCTCGGACTGAGCGCCGAAGACCCGACGATCGCGCAATTCCTGAAGAATCTCGGCTACGCCACGGGACAGTTCGGCAAGAACCACCTCGGTGACCGGAACGAGCATCTGCCGACGGTGCACGGATTCGACGAGTTCTTCGGCAACCTGTATCACTTGAACGCCGAGCAAGAGCCTGAGAACCCGGACTACCCGAAGGACCCGGCGTTCCGCAAAAAGTACGGACCGCGCGGCGTGCTCCGTTGCAAGGCAACCGACACGGACGACACGACCATCGACGCCCAGTTCGGCAAAGTCGGCAAGCAGACGATCGAGAACACCGGCCCGCTCGACACGAAGCGGATGGAGACGGTCGACGAGGAGTTCCTCGCGAGCGCTCTCGACTTCATGGAGCGAAAGACGAAACAAGGCGCGCCCTGGTTCTGCTACTTCAACACGACGCGCATGCACATCTTCACGCACCTCAAGCCGTCATCCAAGGGGAAGACGGGCCTGGGAGTCTACCCGGACGGCATGGTGGAGCTCGACGGCTACGTCGGTCAGCTACTCCAGAAGCTCGAGGAGCTTGGCGTCGCCGACAACACCGTCGTCGTGTTCACGACGGACAATGGAGCGGAGAAGATGTCGTGGCCGGATGGCGGCTGTTCGCCGTTCCGCGCCGAGAAGGACACCAACTTCGAGGGCGGCTGGCGCGTCCCATTCGTGATGCGGTGGCCAGGTGTGCTCAAACCGGGCCGAGTCATAAACGACATCTGTTCCCTGCAGGACATGATCCCCACGTTCGCGGCGGCGGCTGGGGAGCCCGATCTCGTCGAAAAGGTCAAGAAGGGATATGCCATCGACGGACGAACCTTCAAGGTGCATCTCGACGGCTACAACCTCTTGCCGTTCTTGAGGGGCGAGGTCGAGAACTGCCCTCGCGAAGGGTTCCTTTATTGGAGCGACGACGGAGAGCTGCTGGCGATCCGCGTCCACCAATGGAAAGCGTCGTTCGACGAGCAACGCGCACAGGGACTGGACGTCTGGCGCGAGCCGTTTTCGACAATGCGCATACCAAAGTTCTACAACATGCGCTCAGATCCATTCGAAGCGGGCGAGGACAGCTCCCTGTTCTACGACAAGTGGATGGTGGATCGCGCGTTCTTGCTGATTCCCGCTCAGGCCATCGCCGCGCAGTGGATGGAGTCGTTCAAGGAGTTTCCCATCCGCGCGAAGCCCGCCGCGTTCAATCTCGACGAGGTCGTCGCCAAGCTCATGCCCAAGGCCGGCTAG
- a CDS encoding sigma-70 family RNA polymerase sigma factor: MTNALVLDEESAEWIRALRPESAGRDDAVARLHALLLRATRSEALRRRPTLPARALDDFDNICVEAASDALMAILAKLDSYRGTARFTTWACKFAILETSSRLRRVAWRNRRVENDDSIWDRLPDSAPPALQRIEQRQLLAALRRAIDEQLTERQRFIFQSVTMDEVPTDVLAERLGTTRGAIYKTLHDARAKLRRALEASGHHDGGPVK, from the coding sequence ATGACCAACGCGCTCGTTCTCGACGAGGAATCGGCAGAGTGGATTCGCGCCTTGCGGCCCGAATCCGCAGGTCGCGACGACGCGGTCGCCCGATTGCATGCACTGCTGCTCCGAGCGACGAGGAGCGAAGCGCTCCGCCGGCGTCCCACGCTGCCGGCGCGCGCGCTCGATGACTTCGACAACATCTGCGTCGAAGCGGCGAGCGACGCGCTCATGGCGATCCTCGCCAAGCTGGACTCGTATCGAGGCACCGCGAGGTTCACGACGTGGGCATGCAAGTTCGCGATCCTGGAGACCTCGTCTCGCCTGCGTCGCGTTGCCTGGCGAAACCGAAGAGTGGAGAACGACGATTCGATCTGGGACCGGCTCCCCGACTCGGCGCCACCCGCGCTCCAGCGCATCGAGCAGCGACAGTTGCTGGCGGCATTGCGCCGGGCAATCGACGAGCAACTCACCGAGCGACAGCGGTTCATCTTTCAGAGCGTGACCATGGACGAAGTCCCCACCGACGTGCTCGCGGAACGCCTCGGCACCACGCGCGGCGCGATCTACAAGACGCTCCACGACGCGCGCGCAAAGCTGCGGCGTGCGCTCGAGGCGTCGGGCCATCACGATGGAGGGCCAGTCAAATGA
- a CDS encoding response regulator transcription factor, producing MNDRPSLLHVLLVEDEDAVRRAFARALTADGFTVDETDSAESALALANRTTYDIIVLDMSLPAHDGVWFIEELRSQGFETPIMVSSGRGADADVEGALDAGADEYVIKPVSATTLSARVRALARRAARSARRTGVGDLELHAESHTASGSLGSTSLTAKEFALLSLFVEQPRRLLSRDDLLQAVWGYSFDPETSVVDVAMHRLRQKLAKVTDQIAIESRRGAGFMLVATFAATPPGTTPSSPA from the coding sequence GTGAACGACCGCCCCTCCCTCCTTCACGTTCTCCTGGTCGAAGACGAAGATGCGGTGCGCCGGGCCTTTGCCCGTGCCTTGACCGCCGACGGCTTCACCGTGGATGAGACAGATTCAGCCGAATCCGCGCTGGCGCTGGCGAACCGCACGACGTACGACATCATCGTGCTGGATATGAGCCTGCCCGCGCACGACGGCGTCTGGTTCATCGAGGAGCTCCGCTCACAGGGCTTCGAGACGCCGATCATGGTCAGCTCGGGACGCGGCGCCGACGCCGACGTCGAGGGCGCGCTCGACGCGGGCGCCGACGAATACGTGATCAAGCCGGTCTCGGCGACGACGTTGTCGGCGCGCGTGCGTGCGCTCGCCCGCCGCGCGGCTCGATCCGCACGCCGCACCGGCGTCGGCGATCTCGAGCTCCACGCGGAATCGCACACGGCCTCCGGATCGCTCGGCAGCACAAGCCTCACGGCGAAGGAGTTCGCGCTCCTCAGCCTGTTCGTCGAGCAGCCGCGCCGGCTGTTATCGCGCGACGATCTCCTGCAAGCGGTTTGGGGCTATTCGTTCGACCCGGAGACGAGCGTCGTCGACGTCGCCATGCACCGCCTGCGGCAAAAGCTCGCCAAGGTCACGGACCAGATCGCGATCGAGTCGCGGCGCGGAGCGGGGTTCATGCTCGTGGCCACCTTCGCGGCGACCCCGCCCGGCACGACGCCCTCGAGTCCTGCCTAG
- a CDS encoding DUF1254 domain-containing protein, whose translation MISLVTADNFNRAETDLYFASAVEQAGGLGKFHHRRDVMPVDNQTVVRPNRDTLYSSAVFDLDAGPVTITLPDPGSRFMSMMVIDEDQYAAGVVYGKGRYTYTKDRLGTRYVMIAVRTLVNPNDAEDLKAARALQDAILVGQSDRGSLELPDWDLTTERTVREALLALGTTVADSRRMFGTRAEVDPVRHLIGSAMAWGGNPERDATYLNVIPEKNDGVTPYRLTVRDVPVDGFWSISVYNAQGYFEPNPFDAYTINNLTAKRNEDQSVTVHFGTCDGALPNCLPIMPGWNYTVRLYRPCPAILHGTWTFPEAQPAG comes from the coding sequence ATGATCAGCCTCGTAACGGCCGACAACTTCAACCGCGCGGAAACAGACTTGTATTTCGCGAGCGCCGTGGAACAGGCCGGCGGCCTCGGGAAATTCCACCACCGTCGCGACGTGATGCCGGTGGACAATCAAACGGTCGTGCGCCCGAACCGGGACACGCTGTACTCGTCGGCTGTCTTCGATCTCGACGCGGGTCCGGTGACGATCACGTTGCCGGACCCTGGCTCCCGGTTCATGTCGATGATGGTGATCGACGAAGACCAGTACGCCGCCGGCGTCGTCTACGGCAAGGGGCGCTACACCTATACGAAAGACCGGCTTGGCACGCGCTACGTCATGATCGCGGTCCGCACGCTCGTGAACCCGAACGATGCGGAGGACCTGAAAGCGGCCCGCGCGCTCCAGGACGCGATTCTCGTCGGCCAGAGCGATCGCGGGTCGCTCGAGCTCCCCGACTGGGATCTCACCACGGAAAGAACAGTCCGGGAGGCGTTGCTGGCCCTGGGAACGACCGTCGCCGACTCGCGCCGCATGTTTGGCACGCGAGCCGAGGTCGATCCGGTGCGCCATCTGATCGGCAGCGCGATGGCCTGGGGCGGCAATCCGGAGCGCGACGCGACGTATCTCAACGTGATACCGGAGAAAAACGACGGTGTCACGCCGTACCGACTCACCGTGCGCGACGTGCCGGTGGACGGATTCTGGTCGATCAGCGTTTACAACGCACAAGGCTACTTCGAGCCGAACCCGTTCGACGCGTATACGATCAACAATCTCACCGCGAAGAGGAACGAGGATCAATCGGTGACGGTGCACTTCGGCACATGCGACGGCGCGCTGCCGAACTGTCTCCCCATCATGCCCGGGTGGAACTACACCGTGCGGTTGTATCGCCCGTGCCCGGCGATTCTCCACGGCACGTGGACGTTCCCCGAGGCGCAGCCGGCGGGCTGA
- a CDS encoding DUF1254 domain-containing protein, translating into MATQVKGTPAKPTKGHGWFGTETVRTRFGAFEFQNSFPAGPAASQLRNSLVFIRAVEAYLVHMPPVSWLHVWRSVIEAGAGKPNQVVIWETLMDAASLLLTGNTETIYGLASLDLKRDGPVVIEVPPSMLGVISDLWQNSLADIGTTGVDKGKGGKFLVLPPDYRDDVREGYIVVKSPTYCASLGVRGFQVDGKTLPAVDLIKTTKIYPLSKADAPTPTAFVDASQQPIDTVFTDDARFFDDLAWIVEREPADRFSDQDRFQLAAVGIEHGKPFQPDPERRKLLDEAAQFAEAIARTNSFASQDDARLVYPDRRWEWAFVGGSAKFDSQGFTNTDRRASFAYIAIGMSPAMVEKHVGSGSQYLFTPRDATGAFFDGGKNYRLHLPADVPVKNFWSVVAYDADSRSLLRNDQPFPSVSTYTGPKLNDDDSIDVFFGPAAPPGKEKNWIQTRPGKGWFVLFRFYGPLEPFFDQTWKPDDVVPM; encoded by the coding sequence ATGGCGACGCAGGTGAAAGGGACTCCGGCCAAGCCGACGAAGGGACACGGCTGGTTCGGTACGGAAACGGTCAGGACGCGGTTCGGAGCATTCGAGTTCCAGAACAGCTTCCCGGCCGGGCCCGCGGCGAGCCAGCTGCGCAACTCGCTCGTGTTCATTCGCGCGGTGGAAGCGTACCTCGTCCACATGCCGCCGGTCTCATGGCTGCACGTCTGGCGGAGTGTGATCGAGGCCGGCGCGGGGAAGCCGAACCAGGTCGTGATTTGGGAAACGCTCATGGACGCGGCGTCGCTGCTCCTGACCGGAAACACCGAGACGATCTACGGACTGGCGTCGCTCGACCTCAAGCGCGACGGCCCGGTGGTCATCGAGGTTCCACCGTCGATGCTCGGCGTCATCAGCGATCTGTGGCAGAACTCGCTCGCGGACATCGGCACGACCGGAGTCGACAAGGGGAAGGGAGGCAAGTTCCTCGTGCTGCCGCCCGACTACAGGGATGACGTCCGCGAGGGCTACATCGTCGTCAAATCGCCGACATACTGCGCGAGTCTGGGCGTGCGCGGCTTTCAGGTTGACGGCAAGACCCTGCCGGCGGTCGATCTCATCAAGACGACGAAGATCTATCCGCTGAGCAAGGCGGACGCTCCGACCCCGACCGCGTTCGTCGATGCGTCGCAGCAACCGATCGACACCGTCTTCACCGACGACGCGCGTTTCTTCGACGATCTCGCCTGGATCGTCGAGCGTGAGCCCGCCGATCGGTTTTCGGACCAGGATCGCTTCCAGCTCGCCGCGGTCGGCATCGAGCACGGCAAGCCATTCCAGCCCGACCCCGAGCGGCGCAAGCTGCTCGACGAAGCGGCGCAGTTCGCCGAAGCGATCGCACGCACGAACAGCTTCGCGTCACAGGACGACGCCCGTCTCGTGTATCCGGACCGTCGCTGGGAGTGGGCGTTCGTCGGCGGCAGCGCGAAGTTCGACAGCCAGGGGTTCACCAACACCGACCGGCGCGCGAGCTTCGCCTACATCGCGATCGGAATGTCGCCGGCGATGGTCGAGAAGCACGTCGGCTCCGGGTCGCAGTATCTGTTCACGCCGCGCGACGCGACCGGCGCGTTCTTCGACGGCGGAAAGAACTATCGCCTTCATCTTCCCGCCGATGTTCCGGTCAAGAACTTCTGGTCGGTGGTTGCCTACGACGCCGACAGCCGGTCGCTGCTGCGCAACGACCAGCCGTTTCCCTCGGTGAGCACATACACGGGCCCCAAGCTGAACGACGACGATTCGATCGACGTCTTCTTCGGGCCGGCGGCGCCGCCCGGAAAAGAGAAGAACTGGATCCAGACGCGTCCGGGCAAAGGGTGGTTCGTGCTGTTCCGTTTCTATGGTCCGCTCGAGCCGTTCTTCGATCAGACGTGGAAGCCGGACGACGTCGTGCCGATGTGA
- a CDS encoding DUF2092 domain-containing protein: MKHSRIGARVAVGIAALAVAGLSPSRAAAQDTTYTKPVADSAAGDVDRIDKDAIDALEKMGAYLRTLKAFSVHALVTTEDVMENGQKVQRSSVVDLTASRPDKMRVEIADQRQPRTLLYDGKTFTMWAPRVKYYATTNAPSTIIALIDTLDERFDIDVPGADLFRWGTAESDVANITDATDLGPAAINGVTCEQYAFRQAGLDWQIWIQRGDFPLPLKLVLTTTTDEARPQHSSTYTWNLAPSYNDKAFVFDPPSDAKKITFADVAAARAAEKKAGGYK, encoded by the coding sequence ATGAAGCACTCGAGAATTGGTGCGCGCGTCGCCGTCGGCATAGCGGCGCTCGCCGTGGCGGGGTTATCGCCGAGCCGGGCCGCCGCGCAGGACACCACCTACACGAAACCGGTCGCCGACTCGGCCGCCGGCGACGTCGACCGGATCGACAAGGACGCCATCGACGCGCTCGAGAAAATGGGCGCATACCTTCGCACGCTCAAAGCGTTCAGCGTGCACGCCCTGGTCACGACGGAAGACGTCATGGAAAACGGGCAGAAGGTCCAGCGCTCTTCGGTTGTCGATCTGACTGCGTCGAGGCCGGATAAGATGCGGGTCGAGATCGCGGATCAACGCCAGCCGCGCACCCTGCTCTACGATGGCAAGACCTTCACGATGTGGGCGCCGCGCGTGAAATACTACGCGACGACCAACGCGCCGTCGACGATCATCGCTCTCATCGACACGCTCGATGAGAGGTTCGACATCGACGTGCCGGGCGCCGATCTGTTCCGATGGGGAACCGCCGAGTCGGACGTCGCCAACATCACCGACGCGACCGACCTCGGCCCCGCGGCGATCAACGGCGTGACGTGCGAACAGTACGCCTTCCGGCAGGCGGGATTGGATTGGCAGATCTGGATTCAGCGAGGCGACTTCCCGCTGCCGCTCAAGCTGGTGCTCACCACGACCACCGACGAGGCGCGACCGCAGCATTCGTCGACCTACACGTGGAACCTCGCACCGTCGTACAACGACAAGGCGTTCGTCTTCGACCCACCGAGTGACGCCAAGAAGATCACGTTCGCCGACGTCGCCGCGGCCCGCGCCGCGGAAAAGAAAGCCGGGGGGTACAAATGA